A stretch of Manis javanica isolate MJ-LG chromosome 1, MJ_LKY, whole genome shotgun sequence DNA encodes these proteins:
- the ACYP2 gene encoding acylphosphatase-2 isoform X6, which translates to MRPFLLSAAAVTAPRVPLRLLGRGLAAAMSTAGPLKSVDYEVFGRVQGVCFRMYTEDEAKKIGVVGWVKNTSKGTVTGQVQGPEKKVNSIPMKTMLNNNSNQ; encoded by the exons ATGCGCCCCTTCCTTCTCTCGGCCGCCGCAGTCACCGCGCCCCGAGTCCCGCTGCGGCTGTTAGGCAGAGGGCTCGCCGCCGCCATGTCCACCGCCGGGCCACTCAAATCCGTGGACTACGAGGTGTTCGGGAGAGTGCAGG GTGTTTGTTTCAGAATG TACACAGAAGATGAGGCTAAGAAAATAGGAGTGGTTGGCTGGGTGAAGAATACCAGCAAAGGCACTGTGACAGGCCAAGTGCAAGGCCCTGAAAAGAAAGTCAATTCCAT ACCCATGAAGACAATGTTGAATAATAACAGCAATCAATAA